In Piliocolobus tephrosceles isolate RC106 chromosome 5, ASM277652v3, whole genome shotgun sequence, a single genomic region encodes these proteins:
- the RBM24 gene encoding RNA-binding protein 24 isoform X2, which yields MADRAAAERACKDPNPIIDGRKANVNLAYLGAKPRIMQPGFAFGVQQLHPALIQRPFGIPAHYVYPQAFVQPGVVIPHVQPTAAAASTTPYIDYTGAAYAQYSAAAAAAAAAAAYDQYPYAASPAAAGYVTAGGYGYAVQQPITAAAPGTAAAAAAAAAAAAAFGQYQPQQLQTDRMQ from the exons ATGGCTGACCGGGCTGCTGCCGAAAGGGCCTGCAAGGACCCCAATCCCATCATTGATGGCAGAAAGGCCAACGTGAACCTGGCATACTTAGGAGCAAAACCAAGGATCATGCAACCAG GTTTTGCCTTTGGTGTTCAACAACTTCATCCAGCCCTTATACAGAGACCTTTCGG GATACCTGCCCACTATGTCTATCCGCAGGCTTTTGTGCAGCCAGGAGTGGTCATTCCACATGTCCAGCCGACAGCAGCTGCCGCCTCCACCACCCCTTACATTGATTACACTGGAGCTGCATACGCACAATACTCAGCAgccgctgctgccgccgccgccgctgctgcctATGACCAGTACCCCTATGCAGCCTCTCCAGCTGCTGCAGGATATGTTACTGCTGGGGGCTATGGCTACGCAGTCCAGCAGCCAATCACCGCAGCGGCACCTGGGACAGCTGCCGCCGCCGCTGCAGCAGCTGCTGCCGCTGCAGCATTTGGCCAGTACCAGCCTCAGCAGCTGCAGACAGACCGAATGCAATAG